In one window of Chitinophagales bacterium DNA:
- a CDS encoding AtpZ/AtpI family protein yields the protein MTKQVPPKQRPSLLLQYLGLATQLVAALLLAVYGGFWLDKKMALTMPVFAWLLPLLILIGMLVKVIRDTSNK from the coding sequence ATGACTAAGCAAGTGCCTCCAAAACAACGCCCTTCATTACTGCTGCAATACCTTGGTTTGGCAACACAATTGGTGGCCGCATTACTTCTCGCTGTATATGGTGGATTCTGGCTGGATAAAAAGATGGCGCTAACTATGCCAGTTTTTGCCTGGCTGTTACCTTTGCTTATCCTGATTGGCATGTTGGTGAAAGTAATCAGGGATACTTCAAATAAATAA
- a CDS encoding penicillin-binding protein, giving the protein MTNAVRIFWKVYFIGLGIAALLLVGMNYGLFGKMPSIEDIENPSASLASQVYAQDGNLMGKYYLEDRINVKYRDISKHIVEALVATEDERFYEHSGIDLRSLMRAAKGLGRDGGASTITMQTAKNLFTENWSTKNFLLRGIQKIKESIIAIKLERAFTKEEIITLYLNTVAFSDNVFGIRNASKTFFQKEPDRVTVEEAAVLIGMVNAPSLYNPRRNPKLSMDRRNTVLNQMVRNNYLTDAEADILKMKPIVLNYKKLDETNGLGPYFRMVLGEEMKRWCKEHKKSNGDNYDLYRDGLKIYTTINTRMQLYAEEAVAKHMSYLQKILNSQQNIKTGSVWKDYENVIQAAMKQSERWRALSKEGLEEDAIKKTFYQKIPMKVFAWNNERLKDTVMSPYDSIKYHRQMMQAGFMVMDPITGAVKAWVGGIDFKHYKYDHVNINTKRQVGSSIKPLLYSLAIEEAGFTPNTMVEDVQQNFDGYGLVPATGKTCTGRTMPMASALTWSRNCATAYIMKQLDNTGNNGARRFVDYLRKLNVQSKIEPYPSIAIGSCEISLYEMMQAYTMFPGRGFNVKPMFIARIEDRNGNVLETFVPERKEVISDITAYSTIKMMQGVVQSGTGRGIYAYGAVGELAGKTGTTNDNSDAWFMGYSPQLLAGAWVGADDRFIRLSSKLGEGASAALPIWGYFYGKAINDPNCGLDRNLTFTKPESMANDIIMDWINDVQPALGAEGEDMGAGTSDDYEMENIKPEDIKAESEILIEDKKESKPAAIPSNNKPADNKPGNTPATKPGQQPAVVPKAVMPPPPKKPGGGNK; this is encoded by the coding sequence ATGACGAACGCGGTGCGTATTTTTTGGAAGGTGTATTTCATTGGCCTTGGCATTGCTGCACTATTACTGGTGGGCATGAATTATGGACTTTTCGGTAAGATGCCATCTATTGAAGACATTGAAAACCCCTCAGCTTCTTTGGCCAGCCAGGTGTATGCTCAGGATGGTAATCTCATGGGTAAATATTACCTGGAGGACCGAATTAATGTCAAATACCGCGATATCAGCAAGCACATTGTTGAAGCACTGGTAGCAACAGAAGATGAACGCTTCTATGAACATAGTGGTATCGATCTACGCTCCTTGATGCGTGCAGCTAAAGGTCTTGGTCGCGATGGTGGTGCCAGTACCATTACCATGCAGACTGCCAAGAACCTCTTTACTGAAAACTGGAGTACCAAGAACTTTTTATTGAGGGGTATTCAGAAAATTAAAGAATCTATTATTGCCATAAAACTGGAACGCGCATTTACCAAAGAAGAAATTATCACCCTTTATCTCAATACGGTTGCTTTTAGCGATAATGTTTTTGGTATCCGTAATGCAAGTAAAACCTTTTTCCAAAAAGAGCCCGATCGTGTCACAGTGGAAGAAGCTGCTGTACTAATAGGCATGGTGAATGCGCCTTCTCTGTATAATCCAAGAAGAAATCCGAAGCTCTCAATGGATCGCCGCAATACTGTGCTTAACCAAATGGTTCGTAACAATTACCTCACAGATGCGGAAGCAGACATACTGAAGATGAAACCCATTGTACTCAATTACAAAAAATTGGATGAGACCAATGGACTTGGCCCCTATTTCAGAATGGTACTGGGTGAAGAAATGAAGCGTTGGTGTAAGGAGCATAAGAAAAGCAATGGTGATAACTATGATCTCTACAGAGATGGTTTAAAAATTTATACCACCATCAATACACGCATGCAATTGTATGCGGAAGAAGCAGTTGCTAAGCACATGAGCTATCTGCAGAAAATTCTGAACAGCCAGCAAAACATCAAGACCGGCAGTGTGTGGAAGGATTATGAGAATGTGATTCAGGCTGCGATGAAGCAAAGCGAAAGATGGCGTGCCCTCAGTAAAGAAGGTCTGGAAGAGGATGCAATCAAGAAGACATTCTACCAGAAAATACCCATGAAAGTATTTGCCTGGAATAATGAGCGATTGAAAGATACAGTGATGAGTCCGTATGACTCAATTAAATACCATCGTCAAATGATGCAGGCCGGTTTTATGGTGATGGATCCGATTACCGGTGCAGTAAAAGCCTGGGTGGGTGGTATTGATTTCAAGCATTACAAATATGATCACGTTAATATCAATACCAAGCGTCAGGTAGGTTCTTCTATTAAACCATTGCTGTATAGTCTCGCTATTGAAGAAGCAGGCTTTACACCAAATACGATGGTGGAAGATGTACAGCAGAATTTCGACGGCTATGGTTTGGTACCAGCCACCGGTAAAACCTGTACCGGTAGAACCATGCCAATGGCTTCTGCATTGACTTGGAGCCGTAACTGCGCAACTGCGTATATCATGAAGCAATTGGACAATACGGGCAACAATGGTGCAAGACGCTTTGTAGATTATCTGCGCAAACTGAATGTACAGAGCAAGATCGAACCATACCCTTCTATTGCCATCGGCAGCTGTGAAATTTCGCTCTACGAAATGATGCAGGCTTATACCATGTTCCCAGGCAGAGGCTTTAATGTGAAGCCCATGTTTATTGCTCGTATTGAAGACAGAAATGGTAATGTATTGGAAACCTTTGTACCAGAACGCAAGGAAGTCATCAGTGATATAACTGCTTATTCCACAATAAAGATGATGCAAGGTGTAGTACAATCCGGTACGGGCAGAGGCATTTATGCTTATGGTGCTGTTGGTGAACTCGCCGGCAAAACTGGCACGACCAACGATAATAGCGATGCTTGGTTTATGGGCTATTCACCACAACTTCTTGCAGGTGCATGGGTAGGTGCTGATGATCGCTTTATCAGATTAAGTTCAAAATTGGGTGAAGGTGCTTCTGCTGCATTACCTATTTGGGGCTATTTCTATGGTAAGGCTATCAATGATCCTAATTGCGGATTAGACAGAAACCTCACATTCACCAAACCAGAATCCATGGCCAATGATATCATCATGGATTGGATCAATGATGTGCAGCCTGCACTGGGTGCAGAGGGCGAAGATATGGGTGCAGGAACCAGTGATGATTATGAAATGGAAAACATCAAGCCAGAAGATATCAAAGCAGAATCTGAGATACTCATTGAAGACAAAAAGGAATCCAAACCTGCAGCTATCCCGTCAAACAATAAGCCTGCAGATAATAAGCCAGGAAATACACCGGCCACTAAACCGGGACAACAACCAGCGGTAGTACCCAAAGCTGTTATGCCACCCCCACCCAAAAAACCAGGTGGTGGAAACAAATAA
- a CDS encoding DUF1349 domain-containing protein, whose translation MKQFIAFVCLLSIQTLSAQEIPSLPGVPEKLFWENKPINWSFQNKTLTIKAGAKTDMFRDPNVTYNTDNAPKLLFQPDSNFILTAAVEHAFANKWDGGALVLKVDSLRWVKFCLEKDYTGARRIVSVVTNNVSDDANSIAITGNKAYFKMAKAGNVITLYVSTDGKKWLLVRHVQMNILEKFAVGFLAQSPTGESCTVRFSNIQYAAKKLKDPYVAE comes from the coding sequence ATGAAACAGTTCATTGCCTTTGTTTGCTTACTGAGTATTCAAACACTCTCTGCGCAGGAGATACCATCGCTGCCAGGTGTTCCTGAAAAACTATTCTGGGAAAACAAACCAATTAACTGGAGTTTCCAGAACAAGACATTAACCATTAAAGCCGGTGCGAAAACAGATATGTTTCGCGATCCGAATGTTACTTACAACACAGATAATGCGCCAAAGCTTTTGTTTCAACCTGATAGTAATTTTATCCTCACTGCAGCTGTTGAGCATGCATTTGCCAATAAATGGGATGGCGGCGCATTGGTCTTAAAAGTTGATAGTCTTCGCTGGGTAAAATTTTGTTTGGAAAAGGATTATACTGGTGCCAGACGTATCGTATCCGTTGTAACCAACAATGTGTCTGATGATGCCAACTCAATAGCCATCACTGGTAATAAGGCCTACTTCAAAATGGCTAAAGCCGGTAATGTGATTACCTTATACGTTTCAACAGATGGCAAAAAATGGTTGCTGGTGCGACATGTGCAAATGAATATCCTTGAAAAATTTGCAGTTGGTTTTCTGGCACAATCGCCTACAGGTGAATCCTGCACAGTACGATTCAGCAATATTCAATACGCAGCTAAAAAACTGAAAGACCCGTATGTGGCGGAGTAA
- a CDS encoding peptidylprolyl isomerase gives MWRSKFQLCCLVALLLSACTGTRLKQRWLNTPAPDSFSVRFHTTKGQFTIAVKRHLSPAAADRFYQQVIHRFYDDAFFYRVVPGFVAQFGPTDTLLKNAWANHKVPDEPVVSPNVRGALAYARSGKETRNADLFINLQSNSPRLDTIRYNGVTGFPVFGHVVQGMAVVDSLYNGYANQPLRFIDSVHKRTKVLKARYPKLDQIKKVRLIRN, from the coding sequence ATGTGGCGGAGTAAGTTTCAGCTATGCTGTTTAGTTGCACTGCTTTTAAGTGCCTGTACTGGAACCAGACTCAAACAGCGCTGGCTGAATACGCCAGCACCGGATAGTTTTTCCGTAAGATTTCATACAACCAAAGGCCAGTTTACAATTGCTGTGAAAAGGCATTTAAGTCCGGCAGCAGCAGACCGCTTCTATCAACAAGTGATTCACCGGTTTTATGATGATGCATTTTTCTATCGCGTTGTGCCTGGTTTTGTAGCGCAATTCGGACCCACCGATACCCTACTAAAAAATGCATGGGCCAATCACAAAGTTCCTGATGAACCTGTAGTGTCGCCCAATGTACGAGGTGCACTGGCATATGCACGCAGCGGTAAAGAAACTAGAAATGCTGATTTGTTTATCAATCTGCAATCCAATTCGCCGAGACTCGATACCATTCGCTACAATGGTGTAACAGGTTTTCCGGTATTTGGGCATGTGGTACAAGGCATGGCTGTTGTAGATAGTTTGTATAATGGTTATGCCAACCAACCGCTGCGCTTCATTGATAGTGTACATAAACGCACTAAAGTATTGAAAGCACGCTATCCCAAACTAGATCAGATCAAAAAAGTACGGCTCATCAGAAATTAA
- the galK gene encoding galactokinase, with amino-acid sequence MQLPEQIASLYREGAIVACAPGRINIIGEHTDYNDGFVLPAAIDKYAWILLLPETKSGYTLHAADLNETIQIASDAIQPQVRGHWSNYLLGMMDQFQLRGIHIPACTVVLHSEVPLGAGLSSSAAISVAMGKALQAFVQVPVSDMDIVLMAQQAEHQYAGVRCGIMDMYASMFGKQGHALQLDCRSLTHQYIPIELADAEFLLINTGVKHSLAGSAYNQRRQECESGLAVLQQKFPAVAALRDADSSMLNQVSELITETVYQRCLYVIEEKERLFKACKALEAGDLQRLGKYLFETHAGLKDQYAVSCVELDLLVDTARQMAGVYGARLMGGGFGGCVLMLAETQQIPFILDQLADRFKQQFGALPHEIKVRIADGAQLIK; translated from the coding sequence ATGCAGCTTCCAGAACAAATTGCAAGCCTTTACAGAGAAGGGGCCATTGTTGCCTGTGCTCCTGGTAGAATCAATATCATTGGTGAGCATACCGATTACAATGATGGCTTTGTACTGCCGGCAGCTATTGACAAATATGCTTGGATACTACTATTACCTGAGACAAAGTCTGGATATACTTTACATGCTGCAGATTTGAATGAAACTATCCAAATTGCTTCGGACGCAATTCAACCACAAGTGCGCGGACATTGGAGCAATTATCTCCTGGGTATGATGGATCAATTCCAACTGCGTGGTATACATATTCCTGCATGTACAGTTGTACTGCATAGTGAAGTGCCGCTTGGCGCCGGATTGTCTTCTTCTGCTGCCATATCCGTAGCCATGGGTAAGGCTTTGCAGGCTTTTGTTCAAGTCCCAGTTAGCGATATGGATATTGTGCTGATGGCACAGCAAGCAGAACATCAATACGCAGGTGTTCGCTGTGGCATCATGGATATGTATGCAAGTATGTTTGGTAAACAGGGACATGCATTGCAATTGGATTGCAGAAGCCTCACGCATCAATACATCCCGATAGAATTAGCGGATGCTGAATTTTTACTCATCAATACAGGGGTAAAGCACAGTCTCGCCGGTTCTGCATATAATCAAAGAAGGCAGGAGTGTGAATCAGGCCTTGCCGTTCTCCAACAGAAGTTTCCTGCTGTTGCAGCGCTCAGGGATGCAGATAGTAGCATGCTCAATCAAGTAAGCGAGTTGATCACCGAAACAGTGTACCAGCGTTGCCTTTATGTAATAGAAGAAAAAGAGAGATTATTCAAAGCTTGTAAAGCCTTGGAGGCGGGTGATTTGCAAAGGCTGGGTAAGTATTTATTCGAAACCCATGCTGGACTTAAGGATCAGTATGCTGTTTCCTGTGTTGAATTGGATCTGCTTGTGGATACTGCTAGACAAATGGCCGGTGTTTACGGTGCAAGGTTAATGGGCGGTGGATTCGGGGGATGTGTGTTAATGCTTGCTGAGACTCAACAAATACCATTTATACTAGATCAATTAGCTGACAGATTCAAGCAGCAGTTTGGGGCCTTGCCCCATGAAATCAAGGTTAGAATTGCCGATGGGGCTCAATTGATTAAGTGA